GCTCGTGGCCAACGAGGGCGAGCCCTCCGGCTACGGCCCCGGCCAGACGGACCCCGAGGGCAGCGTGAGCGTCGTCGACGTCCGGCGCGGCGTGCCGACGCAGGCCGACGTCCGCACCGCCGGCTTCGGCGGGTTCGACGCCGCGGCGCTGCGGGCGGCCGGCGTGCGGCTGTCCGGCCCCGGGGCGAGCGTCGCCCAGGACCTCGAGCCGGAGTACGTCACCGTCGACGCCAGGTCGCGCACCGCGTGGGTCTCGCTGCAGGAGGCGAACGCGCTCGCCGTCGTCGACGTGCGCACGGCCACCGTCACCGACGTCCTGCCCCTGGGCACCAAGGACCACTCCGTGCCGGGGGCGGGACTGGACCCCAGCGACCGCGACGGCGGGACGATGATCGGGACCTGGCCGGTGCGTGGGCTCTACATGCCCGACGCCGTCGCCTCGTACCAGTCCCGGGGCCGCACGTTCGTCGTCACCGCCAACGAGGGCGACGCCCGTGACTACTTCGGGTACGGCGACGAGGCACGCGTCTCCTCCCTCGTCCTCAGCCCGGACGTGTTCGGCGGCGCGGCCGGCGTGGCCGCCCTGCAGGCCCCGGCCGCGCTCGGCCGGCTCACCGCGTCGACCACCAGCCCCACGGACGTGCAGGGGCGGGTCACCGAGATCCACGCGTTCGGCGCCCGCTCGTTCTCGGTGCGGGACGCCGAGGGCCGGCTCGTCTTCGACTCCGGCGACCAGCTGGAGCAGGTGGTCGCGGCCCGGCTGCCCGAGGCCGCGAACAGCGACAACAGCGAGAACGGCTCCGCGGACAGCCGCAGCGACAACAAGGGCCCCGAGCCCGAGGGGCTGGCCGTGGGCCGCGTCGCGGGCCGGACCTACGCCTTCGTCGGGCTCGAGCGCGTCGGCGGCATCGCCGTCTACGACATCACCGTGCCCAGCCGGTCGACGTTCGTGGACTACGTGAGCACCCGGGACTTCTCCGGCGACCTGGAGGCGAACGGCTCGGACTCCGGCCCGGAGGGGCTCGTCTTCGTGCCCGCGACCAGCTCGCCCACCGGCGCCCCGCTGCTCGTGGTGGGCAACGAGGTGTCCGGCACGACGACGGTCTTCGAGGTCACGCGGCGCTGAGCGGCGCGGCCGGCCCGTCACAGCGGGCCGGCCACCGGCAGCAGGCGGACCGCGCGGGCTCGGCCGAGCCACCACCACGGGTCGACGTACCGGCCGGCCACCCGCACGCCCCAGTGCAGGCACCCCCCGGCGCACCCGGCGTGCGGCGGCGCCGCGGCCAGCACCGCGACCGGGGACCCCGCCCCCACCCGGGTGCCGCGCGCCACGCTGGCGGTGACCGGCTCGAACGAGCTGAGCGTGGCGTCCACGTGCTCGACCACGACGACCCCGCGCCCCGCGACCTGCCCCGCGAAGGTCACGGTCCCGGCGGCGGGGGACAGCACCACCGCCCCTGGGGCGGCGGCGAGGTCCACGCCGCGGTGGCCGGGGCCGTACTCGTGGGCCGGTGCCTGGAACAGCCGGACCACCGTCCCGGGCACGGGCGGCCGCCGCTGCTCATCGCGGGGGAGCGACGGCACCCCTGCCGCGCCCCCGCCGGGCGCAGGCTCCGCCACCGGGGACGGGCGGAGGGCTGCCACCGTGCCCTCCGGGAGACCGGCTGTCCCTGCTGCTGCGGTCGCGGACGGGAGCCCCGGGGACGGGCCCACGGACAGGCCCACCGACAGGGCCCCGGCGAGCAGGAGCGGGACGAGGGGCCGGGCGCGGGGGAGGTCCATGGCGAGACCTTCCGGCAGGCGCGGGACAGCCGGTGGCCGGCGGGCCGGCCCTGGGGACGGGCGGCACCCCGCGCCGCCTGTGCACGCACGCGTCGCCACCGGCGCCTGTGCAGGAGCCGCGTGGTCCGGCCCGGGCCGCCGCTGGCCGTACGATGTCCCCCAGCCGGGTCCGCCCGGTGATTTCGCGCGCCCTCCGACCGCACCTCGTGCGGGGGAGGCCCCCGGTCCCGCCGGAGCCGCTCACGCGGCCGAGACGGGGTGGACCTCCCAGGGCGCCAGGCAGCAGCACCGACCGGTGCTGCGACGGAACCGGACAGGGCGCCCCGACAGCGGGCGCCGGAAGGAGTGCGTCGGCATGGCCGTCGTCACGATGCGCCAGCTCCTCGAGAGCGGCGTCCACTTCGGGCACCAGACCCGTCGGTGGAACCCCAAGATGAAGCGCTTCATCTTCACCGAGCGCAACGGCATCTACATCATCGACCTCCAGCAGTCGCTGGAGTTCATCAACGTCGCCTACGACTACGTCAAGCAGACGGTCGCGCACGGCGGCAGCATCATGTTCGTCGGCACCAAGAAGCAGGCGCAGGAGCCCGTGGCCGTCCAGGCTGCCCGCGTGGGGATGCCCTACGTCAACCAGCGCTGGCTCGGCGGCATGCTCACCAACTTCCAGACCGTCAGCAAGCGCGTCCAGCGCATGCGCGAGCTGGAGACCGTGGACTTCGACGACGTCGCCGGCTCCGGCATGACGAAGAAGGAGCTCCTCGTCCTGCGTCGCGAGCGCGACAAGCTCGAGAAGACCCTCGGCGGTCTCCGCGACATGACGAAGGTCCCCAGCGCCGTGTGGATCGTCGACACCAAGAAGGAGCACCTGGCCGTCAGCGAGGCCAAGAAGCTCGGCATCCCGGTGATCGCGATCCTCGACACCAACTGCGACCCCGACGAGGTCGACTACAAGATCCCGGGCAACGACGACGCGATCCGTTCCGTCGCCCTGCTCACCCGGGTCATCGCCGACGCCGTCGCCGAGGGCCTCGTCGCCCGCTCCGGCGGGGGCACCACCACGGCCGAGGAGCCCCTGGCCGAGTGGGAGCGCGAGCTGCTCGCCGCCGGCGAGGGTGCTGGCGCCCCGGCGGACGCCGCCGGCACCGCCACGGACGCCCCGGTCGGCATCGAGGCCGCGGCCTCCGCCGATGCCGCGCCGGCCGCTGCCGCCACGGCCGAGGAGGTCGCCGCGACCCCCGAGGACGAGACGCCGGTCACCGAGGCCCCCGCGGCCGAGACCGCCACCCTGACCTCGGTGCAGACCGA
This genomic window from Aquipuribacter hungaricus contains:
- a CDS encoding choice-of-anchor I family protein, whose product is MTRPRTAPPAAGDALVLRAVAPAAALAALVLVSVVLSPPAEAGRPGPAVGLEPLGTYAGGGFEESAAEIPAFDPGTDRVFVVNAQAGTVDVLDVSDPTTPTKVGELATPGANSVAVAGGRVAVAEQAADVQAPGSVSFFDAATLARLSAVTVGSLPDMLTFTPDGRTLLVANEGEPSGYGPGQTDPEGSVSVVDVRRGVPTQADVRTAGFGGFDAAALRAAGVRLSGPGASVAQDLEPEYVTVDARSRTAWVSLQEANALAVVDVRTATVTDVLPLGTKDHSVPGAGLDPSDRDGGTMIGTWPVRGLYMPDAVASYQSRGRTFVVTANEGDARDYFGYGDEARVSSLVLSPDVFGGAAGVAALQAPAALGRLTASTTSPTDVQGRVTEIHAFGARSFSVRDAEGRLVFDSGDQLEQVVAARLPEAANSDNSENGSADSRSDNKGPEPEGLAVGRVAGRTYAFVGLERVGGIAVYDITVPSRSTFVDYVSTRDFSGDLEANGSDSGPEGLVFVPATSSPTGAPLLVVGNEVSGTTTVFEVTRR
- a CDS encoding murein hydrolase activator EnvC family protein, which gives rise to MDLPRARPLVPLLLAGALSVGLSVGPSPGLPSATAAAGTAGLPEGTVAALRPSPVAEPAPGGGAAGVPSLPRDEQRRPPVPGTVVRLFQAPAHEYGPGHRGVDLAAAPGAVVLSPAAGTVTFAGQVAGRGVVVVEHVDATLSSFEPVTASVARGTRVGAGSPVAVLAAAPPHAGCAGGCLHWGVRVAGRYVDPWWWLGRARAVRLLPVAGPL
- the rpsB gene encoding 30S ribosomal protein S2; translated protein: MAVVTMRQLLESGVHFGHQTRRWNPKMKRFIFTERNGIYIIDLQQSLEFINVAYDYVKQTVAHGGSIMFVGTKKQAQEPVAVQAARVGMPYVNQRWLGGMLTNFQTVSKRVQRMRELETVDFDDVAGSGMTKKELLVLRRERDKLEKTLGGLRDMTKVPSAVWIVDTKKEHLAVSEAKKLGIPVIAILDTNCDPDEVDYKIPGNDDAIRSVALLTRVIADAVAEGLVARSGGGTTTAEEPLAEWERELLAAGEGAGAPADAAGTATDAPVGIEAAASADAAPAAAATAEEVAATPEDETPVTEAPAAETATLTSVQTDQTPGQGDENS